One region of Streptomyces leeuwenhoekii genomic DNA includes:
- a CDS encoding ATP-binding protein, whose product MAVNLRIVSLTVTTAEAEQTYRFDRPATVITGPIGTGKSSLLMLFKHALGGSAMLTPAVRENVLSVQAEVVAGDERMVLRRAIEGDAAETVDLLDPHSLALERTLPLRAGDGLTTLSDHLLDALGFPREQIAARREGSARPQNLTFNDLYAYVYLQAREIDRQVVGHLDSWFETKRRELFRLMFGLTDSALMELKRTTSQLLDKLKARTAEHKNVSAFLAASDPRSDDELRAELKQLRDTLGRAEAGLRSLRTELEEQTAADTALRQELQNAIRSARQAEEEVAAAADLVEARHAVVAQVHLDLSRLARSATAIDQLSPFEFVVCPRCMQSLAARSVEDDHCLVCLQPDPVEADIDPAAIEETRTTLQQQLEDAQRIQQSDEAHLQAAQERSQQLSFVVSSLRRQLDAQTRDAVAPRFDAIAEASSHVAALKATIDAITQLRESWARVRTIEADIRAIKAERARVNKAIKEKSEQLKASQTLVGDLSTEFGQLLTGWNLPWVDTAVIDRDTYLPVINGQPFESLQASGGGIATSVNLAYSLSLLAFGLDHPEVLVPSLLVIDSPRKAFGNNDSDRQRAAEIYSRFRTMADAYGERLQVIIADNDPPPITSESFGKVEFDYDNPMVPGVDHPGPDHAGRLENEADG is encoded by the coding sequence ATGGCCGTCAACCTGCGCATTGTGTCCCTGACCGTAACGACCGCCGAAGCGGAACAGACCTACCGCTTCGACCGACCGGCCACGGTCATCACGGGTCCCATCGGCACCGGCAAGTCCAGCCTGCTGATGCTCTTCAAGCATGCCCTGGGTGGCAGCGCCATGCTCACCCCAGCGGTCCGGGAGAACGTGCTGTCGGTCCAGGCCGAGGTCGTGGCCGGCGATGAACGCATGGTTCTCAGGCGGGCCATCGAGGGAGACGCCGCCGAGACCGTCGACCTCCTGGACCCCCACTCCCTGGCGCTGGAACGCACGCTCCCCCTGCGGGCCGGCGACGGCCTCACGACGCTCTCCGATCACCTGCTTGACGCGCTCGGCTTCCCGCGGGAACAGATCGCTGCGCGCAGGGAGGGTTCAGCCCGGCCACAGAACCTCACCTTCAACGACCTGTACGCCTACGTGTACCTCCAGGCGCGCGAGATCGACCGCCAGGTCGTCGGTCACCTGGACAGTTGGTTCGAGACCAAGCGCAGAGAACTCTTCCGCCTGATGTTCGGGCTCACCGACAGCGCGCTCATGGAGCTCAAGCGCACCACGAGCCAGCTGTTGGACAAGCTGAAGGCCAGAACTGCCGAACACAAAAACGTCAGCGCCTTCCTGGCGGCCTCCGACCCCCGCAGCGATGACGAACTACGGGCCGAACTCAAACAGCTGCGCGACACCCTGGGCCGGGCCGAGGCCGGACTGAGGAGCCTGCGCACCGAACTCGAGGAACAGACCGCCGCTGACACCGCGCTGCGCCAGGAGCTCCAGAACGCCATCCGCTCCGCACGGCAGGCAGAAGAAGAAGTGGCGGCAGCCGCCGACCTTGTGGAGGCCCGGCACGCCGTCGTCGCCCAGGTCCACCTCGATCTGTCCCGCCTCGCCCGCTCGGCCACGGCCATCGACCAGCTCTCCCCATTCGAATTCGTCGTCTGCCCACGGTGCATGCAGTCCCTAGCAGCCCGGTCCGTCGAGGACGACCACTGCCTCGTCTGCCTCCAGCCCGACCCCGTCGAGGCCGACATCGACCCGGCAGCCATCGAAGAGACCCGCACAACGCTGCAACAGCAGCTCGAGGACGCACAACGCATCCAGCAGTCCGACGAGGCGCACCTGCAAGCCGCCCAGGAGCGCTCGCAGCAGCTCAGCTTCGTTGTCTCCAGCCTGCGCCGGCAGCTCGATGCCCAGACCCGTGATGCCGTCGCCCCCCGCTTCGACGCCATCGCCGAGGCCAGCTCCCATGTCGCCGCACTAAAGGCAACCATCGACGCCATCACCCAGCTACGTGAGTCCTGGGCCCGGGTGCGCACCATCGAGGCGGACATCCGCGCGATCAAAGCCGAACGCGCCCGGGTCAACAAGGCCATCAAGGAAAAGTCCGAGCAGCTCAAGGCCAGCCAGACACTGGTCGGCGACCTCAGCACCGAGTTCGGCCAACTCCTCACCGGCTGGAACCTGCCCTGGGTCGACACCGCTGTAATCGACCGCGACACCTACCTACCCGTGATCAACGGCCAGCCCTTCGAGAGCCTGCAGGCTTCCGGCGGCGGCATCGCCACCTCCGTCAACCTCGCCTACAGCCTCTCTCTTCTCGCTTTCGGACTTGATCATCCCGAGGTCCTGGTGCCATCGCTTCTCGTGATCGACTCACCCCGCAAAGCCTTCGGTAACAACGACTCCGACCGGCAGCGCGCGGCCGAGATCTACAGCCGTTTCAGGACCATGGCCGACGCGTACGGCGAACGCCTGCAGGTGATCATCGCCGACAACGACCCCCCACCCATCACCAGCGAATCCTTCGGCAAGGTGGAGTTCGACTACGACAACCCCATGGTGCCCGGCGTCGACCACCCCGGCCCCGACCACGCCGGCCGCCTCGAGAACGAAGCGGACGGCTGA
- a CDS encoding XRE family transcriptional regulator, whose product MEEFAAWMRALHREAKKPSYTEIVRRIRAADPHASIVVSTISETLNGKRLPRWTTVEPIARALGGTDAVQECLNRWKRADAARTTAAPPPPAAPGRVVAADPLSGPGQDTIDPDTAPKTAPPATPQPDRPPRRKPLLVGRAGTAAAVGLALATWLTLPLWDGEDETPTGRTPSSTASDNTPATPGPGSSPAGRAPTAGASSAAPEEAISEAFRAGTHRAELVASAGESWSTPDGRVSITVPGASTVGDVQVLVITPSTSCPEVSLAMGEALVIPETPGPSWTRITPVRAWTKEIPSVETKFPDIHVRLQVDQGTGPVPRGKSCEQ is encoded by the coding sequence GTGGAGGAGTTCGCCGCGTGGATGCGCGCGCTGCACCGGGAGGCGAAGAAGCCCAGCTATACCGAGATCGTGCGCCGTATCCGCGCTGCGGACCCCCACGCGAGCATCGTGGTGAGCACGATCTCCGAGACCCTCAACGGCAAACGTCTGCCGCGCTGGACGACGGTCGAACCCATCGCCCGTGCCCTGGGCGGGACGGACGCCGTCCAGGAATGCCTGAACCGGTGGAAACGAGCCGACGCCGCCCGTACCACCGCCGCCCCACCCCCACCCGCGGCGCCCGGGCGGGTAGTAGCCGCCGACCCACTGTCCGGCCCCGGCCAGGACACTATCGACCCCGATACCGCGCCGAAGACGGCACCACCCGCCACGCCCCAGCCGGACAGGCCGCCCCGCAGGAAGCCGCTCCTGGTGGGGAGAGCGGGTACGGCCGCCGCCGTGGGCCTGGCCCTGGCAACCTGGCTGACCCTTCCCCTCTGGGACGGGGAAGACGAAACCCCCACCGGCCGCACGCCGAGCAGCACGGCCTCCGACAACACCCCCGCCACACCCGGCCCTGGCTCCAGCCCTGCGGGAAGAGCACCGACCGCCGGCGCATCGAGTGCTGCCCCGGAGGAGGCGATTTCGGAGGCCTTCAGAGCGGGCACGCACCGAGCGGAGCTCGTCGCGTCGGCGGGGGAATCGTGGTCGACTCCTGACGGCAGGGTCTCCATCACCGTGCCCGGCGCCTCAACCGTGGGAGACGTCCAGGTGTTGGTCATCACGCCGTCGACGTCATGCCCGGAGGTCAGCCTGGCGATGGGCGAGGCCCTCGTCATCCCGGAGACTCCCGGCCCCTCCTGGACACGGATCACTCCCGTGCGAGCATGGACTAAAGAAATCCCCTCCGTGGAAACCAAGTTCCCCGACATCCACGTCAGACTCCAGGTCGACCAGGGCACCGGGCCCGTCCCCCGCGGCAAGAGCTGCGAGCAGTGA